Genomic DNA from Bartonella alsatica:
GACATCATTTATTTTAATTTTTGGTTTGATTTTTCAATTACCTCTTGTAATTAGTCTTTTAACAAAAATGAGCTTTTTAACTTCTCATGATTTGGTATCTAAACGAAAGTGGGCTATCCTCATCTCTTTTATAATTGCAGCGATAGTAACTCCATCGGATTTTTTTACTATGTTTGCAGTAGCCTTACCAACGATAGCTCTTTACGAGATCTCAATTTTAATTGCTTACTGTATAGAAAAGAGAAAAAAATCCTCTTAAAAGAAATTTATATCTTATGTGATAGGAAACGAACAGAAACGATGAAAATAAGGAATCTTGATGCTTGATATTAAGTGGATTCGTGAACACCCTGAGAAATTAGATAAGGCGCTGGAGAGTAGAGGTATTGAGCCGCAAGCGGAAAGCTTAATAAAGCTTGATCTTGAACGTCGGTTGCATGTTGCTAAAGTGCAGTCAGCGCAGGAGCGCCGCAATGTGATTTCAAAAGAAATAGGGCAAGCTTTAGCTGCGTGTGATCAAAAAGTGGCTGAACATCTTAGAGCGGAAGTTGAAGAGATTAAAGCCTTTCTTTCTTCTGCTACAGTGGAAGAAAAGCAGTTGACCGAAAACTTTGAGAAGGCTCTTTCAGCTCTCCCGAACATTCCATTGGATGATGTCCCAAGAGGTAAAGATGAAAGTGATAATGTTGTTATTCGGCATTTTGGAACACCTCCAACATTTGATTTTACACCAAAGGAGCATTTTGATCTTGGCCAAAATCTCAAACAGATGGATTTTGAGCGAGCAAGTCGTTTATCAGGGACGCGCTTTACAGTACTTTCACAAGAATTGGCACGGCTTGAACGCGCATTGGGCCAATTTATGCTTGATATGCATGTTGATGAGCATGGTTATACAGAAATTTCGGTGCCTCTCCTTGTTCGTGATGAGGTTGTTTACGGAGCAGCCCAGCTGCCGAAATTTGCTGATGATCTTTTTCGAACAACAGATGGTCGTTGGCTTATTTCAACAGCAGAAGTGCCGTTAACCAATTTGGTAAACAGTGAAATTCTTGAGATATCAGATTTACCCCTGCGTTTTTCTTCTTTAACTCCTTGTTTTCGCTCCGAGGCGGGAGCTGCAGGACGTGATACACGTGGTATGTTGCGTCAGCACCAGTTTTGGAAGGTAGAAATGGTATCCATTACCACTGAAGAGCAGTCTTTAATGGAGCTGGAACGTATGACAGAGTGTGCAGAAGATGTCTTGAAACGTCTTGATTTACCTTTTCGTACGGTAGTACTTTCTACAGGTGATATGGGATTTGCTGCACGTAAAACTTATGACATTGAAGTTTGGCTTCCGGGGCAAAGATGTTATCGTGAAATTTCCAGCTGTTCAGTTTGTGGAGATTTTCAAGGACGACGAATGAATGCACGATATCGTAAAGAAGGTGATAAAACATTGCATTTCGTTCATAGTCTTAATGGTTCTGGTACGGCTATTGGACGGTGTCTTATTGCTGTTCTTGAGAATTATCAGCAAGCTGATGGATCAATTGTTGTTCCAGATGTTTTACGACCCTATATGAAGGGCGTACGTTGTATTACTGCTTAATTTTATAAAAGGAAAAACCGATATACGTTATTGCTGAGAGATAATGACGTGCAAACACAAAGCTTTTCCATTTTAAAAAATGAGTTGTACGTACGATAAGGATGCCACTTCATTGGAGAATGAATGACACTATGGGGCAAAAGGGTATTTTACGATTTCGTGAAGAATTGGCAAGTCTTGTGCTGAAAATGCGTAGCAAAGGAATTGATGATGTTCGTTTTTTTTCAGCAATTGAGAAAATTCCGCGTCAACAGTTTGTTGCTTCTTCTTGGCTCAACAGTGCTTATGATAATAAAGTTATTCCTATTGAGTGTGGTGAATATATTGAGCGTTTAGAAGAGCAGCTTTTGATTCTTTCTGCATTATCGTTGAAAAAAAAGCATCGTGTTCTGGAAATTGGTACAGGATCTGGTTTTTGTACTGCTCTTATGGCGTGTCTGAGTGGTCGCGTAACAACAGTTGATCGTTATAAAACACTTGTTGATTTGGCACGCCAGAAATTTCAAATTTTGGGGCTTGAAAATATTGTTATACGGCAGCTTGATGGAAGCTGTATGATTACAGGTTTTGGGTCATTTGATCGTATTCTTATTTGGCCATCACGTTCCGATGAACCAAAGGAATTTTTAGACATTTTAACTGAAAATGGGATTCTCATTCAAGCTATAGGGCCTGATGAAGGGGTGCAAACGATGACGCGCTATACGAAAATTGGCAATCGATTTGAGTGTTTAGAAATGTTTCAAGTACGTTATCAGCCTTTTATTAAAGGTGTTGCAGAAATACTTTAATTTTTGAGATTTAAGGTATTTTCAAACTATTTTACCTTTTTATTTTATGATGAATTCATTTTGATTTTATTATAAAGATATTTATGAATAAAATGTCTAATTTTAACTCTTAGGTAATATTAGAAAGCTTTAATAGAGTGAGTTGAGTATTGACGAGTGAGCAAAACTATGTGTTTAAAAGTTTTGAGTAATATTTTTCAGCGTAATTTTCATGGAATGGCTTTTTTAGCGGTGATAACAATTTTTTCAGGGTGTAGTTCCAATACTCAGCGCTTCACTAATATTTTCTCTCATCATGCGGTATCTACCCGTTCAAATATGTCTGCAACTATGCCTACAGATTCGCAAATGCTATCATACGGTGGTATGATAAAAAGTACTGAATTGCCACCTATGGATCCGAGTAATGATTCATGGGCAGATGACGATAGTTCGTATATTTCCCAACGACAAGGTGGAGCTTCTCTTGATAGCCGGATCATGGGAACACCGCCACGCAATCTTGGAACCCTGTCTCGTTCACAAATGGATAATTCTCCTATTTTTCGACGAAACTCTTATATTGTTCAGAGTGGAGATACTCTGTTGAGTATTGCACGGCAAATTGGAACCAGTGTTGAAGCGTTAAAATTAACAAATGGTATAAGCAATAATTCCATCTATATTGGTCAGGTACTTATGATCCCTCAAAAGCGTACAGCAGCAACTTCAAATGTTCACAATGATGATCGGGTTGCATCAACACCAGAATCCTCATATCAGTTTCAAATCAGATCTTCCATAAAACACAAGAAGGATCTACCTTATAAAAATCCTATAACATCCGTACCTTCTGTAAAAATTAATAAGCCAAATGTTATGCAGAATTCTTCCAGTCAGATGCCCTCACGGAGCTATGAAACAACTGCATTAGATACGGCGATGAATACGGATAATATTGTTACTCCGCAAGCCACAGGTATTGCTAAGATGCGTTGGCCAGTACGAGGACGCTTATTAAGCCAGTTTGGTCAAAAAAAAGGAACAGCAACTAACCGCGGATTAGATATTGCTGTGCCTGAAGGTTCATCGGTAAAGGCAGCAGAAAATGGTGTCGTTATCTACGCTAGTGATGGGTTAAAAGAGCTAGGCAATGTTGTTATGATTCGACATGAAAATAATATTATTACTATTTATGGATGTAACAGTAAGCTTGTTGTTAACAAGGGACAAAGAGTGCGACGTGGAGATGAGATTGCTAAATCAGGTGTTTCAGGGAATGTTAAAACTCCACGCGTTTATTTTGAGGTACGTAAGAATTCATTACCTGTTGATCCTATAAAATATTTAGAAAACTAATTTATGATAAATTTATTTTAAAAGCTTGTAGTTTATGTGGATTTTAGGCAAGCTTGAATACATAGTATGTCAATAGAAAAAATTGTTTTGTATCATTAATTTTTCCAGTTAGTAAGGACATTTATGTTTATAAAATATAGAAAGAGAAATAAATCTGTTTCTTAAAAGTTTTTTCTTATTGCCTTCTATTTCTTAAGGATTTATCTCTTTATCTATAAAGCTGTGATTACATTGTGTCGTTGTCACTTTGTATGACAGATTCTCTAGGAAAGTTTTTTGAGCCGAAAGTTTATTTTAGTAGAGTGGGAAATACCTAAAGATTAATCTATAGGAGATAGAAATGTTTATTACTAACGCTTATGCTCAAGTCACAGGCGGTGTTTCTAATGGGACCTCACTTATTAGCTTTGTCCCGTTGATTTTGATTTTTGCAATTATGTATTTTTTTATCATTCGCCCCCAGCGTGCGCAGATAAAAAAGCGTCAGGAAATGCTTAATGCTGTGCGGCGTGGTGACACAGTTATAACGGGTGGTGGTATTATCGGCAAGGTTACGAAAGTTTACGATGAGAGTGGTGAATTAGAAGTTGAAATTGGTGGTGATATGCGTGTTCGCCTTATACGTTCAACGTTAACTGATGTTCGCGTTAAAGGAGCACCCATTGTAGAAAAAAAATCAAAACCCAATACTAAACCAAGAACACCACAAAAATTTAAATCTAAAAATAGAACAAAGGAAAGTGTAAATATATCTAAAGAGAAAAAAGCTGTATCAAAGGAAGACCAATCTTAAACTATAGTTTTAGTTTATTACATTATTTTACAAAGTAATTTGATAGGAATGATTAGCTCTTATGAAGATATTCATTGGAGAGAGGGTAGTCGATAAAAGAACATGATTTCTTTTATTTCCTGCAAACTATTAAAAGCAGTTACTTTTGTAAAGAATGATAACGGATTCTACTATCTTTTGAACAAGCTTGCTATTTTATGCATCAGAGGTTGCCTGTTTTTAATCAATAGGCTCGAGATAAGTTTCTCGATAAATATGTTTAAACGAATCAGATATTTGACAACATCTTACTACAACTTTTTTATAATATCTGAAGCAGATTTGCAATCTATTGCTTGCTGTGTTGTCAAAGCAGTACTTTGTAGGAAAGATTTTGCATCAATATTGCTATACGGGTTATGTTTATTATAGATCTTTTGCTGATTTTTAGAGAGGGAAGAAAAATGCAAATTGGGTTTTCAAAAATAAAGGATGCTTATTAATGTTTCATGCAATTCAAATTCGTGAAGCGCATTTTCCAGGACGTGCACCTATTGATGCTTATGGAAATGGTGGATTTCGTTTTGCTGATATGTCACATAGAGGGTCTATTATTTGTGTACCATCAGGTATTTATGGTATTGATATGGTAGGGCCTATTCCTACTCAAGAGGATATAGCTCGTATTTTAGAAGAATCATCTGAGATTGAAGTTTTGTTAATAGGTACTGGAGTTCAATTATTGCGATTACCTGAAGAGTTACGGGTACTTTTATGGGAAAAGCGTATTTCAACAGACACAATGAGTACAGGAGCAGCAGTGCGTACATTTAATGTTTTGTTGGCGGAAGATCGTGCAGTTGCTGCGTTATTGTTTGCGGTAGAATAATATTTTATTTAATAAAATCATTGTTTTTTTTAACATAAAAGAATCCTTATAATTATTGGTTCTATTCAATTTTTTATTCCAATTCCTTATTTTAAAACTTTTTTACCGTTTCTATAGGCTGATCTTCGATCAGTATAACGCACGCTGCTCATTTATATTCCTCTACTACGTTTTTACCTTACACGCATCGTATTTGAATTGTTCTAAACCAACAGGAAATGGCTATCAAATGTCTAATATCTCTAACAGCGCATCAGTGTTTTCAAATATTTTACTTTTTCTCTCATTGAGTTCGTTTATAGTTTAGCACATGTGCTATTGAATATTTAAATATTGAAAGACAAACAGCTCTCCTTACTTATACGTAAAAGTGCCATACGCATGAGATTTGAGTACTTATATCCCATACAGTTCAAAGTGATTATTACCTGATTTTTCATTTGAGTAGGAATGTGTGTACGAAGGATGTACTTTCATGGTCATTTTCTCATTTATTAACTTTATTCTCAAGTGGTTGCATTGTAGATTGTAGTCAACTTTTTAGAGAATAAAAATGCTTTTGGTGTTTGGTACGGATAAAAACATACCTAGAAAAGAGTTTTTAGTTTATAATAATACATTTGATAGAGACACATTTAAAAAATTTATTTTCTTAGTTGTATTTTTTCGCTCTCCACTTTTAAATATGAATAAAAATAGAATATGAATTGCTAAAAAAGGAAGTTAAGTAAGTGTTTATAAAATGGTAGATTTTCTTCCTTATTATTTTGATATTTTACGTGCCACAGATCGTGATCGTTATATGTCGGTTTTATTCGCACCTAAAAAAAAGCGCAGGGCATTGGCAGCTCTTTACACTTTTAATGTAGAAGTTTCTCGTATTCGCGAAACTGTCCACGATCCGCTTATTGGTGAGATACGATTACGCTGGTGGTATGATTGTATTGCTCATGGTGAAATGAAAAAGAGTAAAAATAATCCGATTTTGGAAGATTTATTTACAGCAATAACTCTTTTTAATCTACCTAAGACAGCTTTTTTACGTTACTGCAATGCACAGATTTTAGATCTTTATCACAATCCAATAGAAACTCTTCATGATCTCAAATTCTATTGTGGTGAAACAGCGAGTATAATTTTACAGCTTTCTTGTCAGATATTGGATCCTGATGTCGCACAAGATTTTACAGATGTTTATAAACATGGAGGGATTGCTCAAGGATTAAGTGGTGTGTTACGTTTATTATCATTCATGCAATCTCGATATCAATATTATTTACCTGCTGATATATTAAAGGCTGTAGGTGTAGATAGGAGAGATTTGGAGTCTTATCGTGTCAATAACGAACAAAAATGCCACATTATTGAAGCTATGGTAGCGTTATCACGAGATCATTATATTAAGTTTTATGAATATTCTGGAGCTTTGCCTAGAATGCTTAGACCAGCATTTCTTCCATTAGCAATTATACCAGCTTCTCTTCAAAAAGCATTGCAGTTAGGAGCTACAGTTTTTCAAGAAAACGCAACTTTACCACTGATTCGTCGCTATTGGTTGATAACAAAAGCAGCGATAAGCGGTGATTTCCCAAAAATATTATTAGGATAAAAGAATATTATTTTAGAATAGCAGAATCAGTAAAGCTCTTGAATGTAAGCGTATATTATGAATGCAAATCTTTTTTCCCATTTTGGCAACACTGCTAATGCGTAAATTCAGATGGTTTTCGAGCAGTTAAAAATTAGTTTATGGTGGAGAAGATGAAGTGGATTCTTTGCAGTGATTCTTCATTTTATTTAGGATTGTCCATTAGTATATGATGTAGAGTATACAAAAAGTAAGATCAAATTATAGAAATATATTAGCTGTTTTTTTATTGATAGTAGGATTTTAATACTCAGCGCTTAAATATATCTGTGATGTATCATTTTCCAATGCAGTATAATTTCTTTTTTATGAGCAAGACTATCTCTAATTGTTAAAGAAAACTGTAGTTGAAGATAGATATTCCATATATAAATTATAAGATTATAAATGATTACATTCTGTTATGAAAACATTTATAGAGTGGCCTACACGGGTTATATTATTGCATTAAAAAACTATTCTTAAAATCATATTCACTACTTTTCTACAAATTTTCAAACTTACAAAAAACATTATTGTTTTTACAGACATTATTTACCCTTGTACTACAAGAAAAAGAAGCTCACATTGCTTTTTTAATATAGAAAAAGCTCTGTTTGCACTTTTGTCACCTAAATATCAAAAAACAGTTACTACATTTTACTGGAGAGCGTTAAAGATTTGATGATAAGCAGTGCTATTAATTTCTAAAGGGTGTTCTTTATTGGCAACTTGTAGCATTTCTAGTTTGATATCTTCTCTTATCATCATATCTATATTAGCACGAATATCAGGTGAAAGAGTATGAGGTGTAATGTCTTTAGGTATGGTTACAGTCTTTATTTGATATACAATACGGTTTGTTGTAACTGGACCTTTTACTATGCCATAATGACCTTTTGGAGCAGAAAATAATGCTTTAACTCCTTCAACTCCGAAAATTTCAGACGAGTCTTGGCGCCGTAGAGCTTGTGTTGTTTGTTTAGAGACGCCAAGTGTATGGGCAAGAGAAACAAGACTTTTTCCTTCAGTAAGTTGTTTGAGAGCATTTTGAGCTTTTTTATCAAGAAGACTTTGAATTTTTTCACTCTTCCATCGAAGAAGTACATCTTGCTTAGCTTCTTCAAGTGTTCTATCACGAGCAGGGATAATTTTATCTACTTTATACCAGAGGTAGCCACCTTTGGGGAGAGATAGGGGATCAAGATCGATACCTTCATTTGATTGATAAATAGCATTCAATAAAATATCTTTCTGGGGTAAATCTGTGAGTATTGTACCTTCAATTGTTTTACCTGTTTTATCAATGGTGATTGTACGGAGAGGTAAGTTATATTGGTCAGCAAGCTCTTTGAGAGAAGCTCCCTCAAAACGGGCATTTTCGATTGCTGTATAATTATTACGTATATTATCTATAGCACGACTTTGAGCGAGTGTTTGTCGAATATTTGTTTCTATCTTTTCAAAGGGAAGAGAAACTGAAGGTTCAATATGTGTTACACGGATGATTACAGGACCTTGTAAATCATTGATCACAGCGCTGATTTGCCCTTGTTTAAGATCAAAAATCTCAGATGCTAGATTATTAGGAAGGTCACTTTTTGTTAGAGGCCCTTTTTTTATGCCATTGAGAGTTTTGTTTTCAGCTTTAACTAACGCGTCAAAACTCAATCCATCAGCTATTTTCTTTGCCGCATTATCAGCAGCTTCGCGTGTAGGGAAGCGCAATTCTTCAATTGTGCGTTTTTCAGGAGTCATAAATCGTGAAGCATTTTGGGTATAATAAGCTCTCGCTTCATCTGCTGAAATATCTTCGGGTTTTACAGTCTCAGCTGATGTCATAGATAATAAAGAAACCATGCGATATTCGGGGGTACGAAATTCATTTCTATGAGTTTCAAACCATTTTTGCAATGTTTCTTGACCAGGGGCAGAGATTGTTTCCTTTTCTTTTAAATCAACAATGAGATAGTCGGCAATACGGGTTTCTCCCTGATAAAGAGCAAGCGCTTTATAAAAAAGATCTGGTGCTTTCATTCCGGATAGCGAAGCTGAAATGAGCTGTTTACGCTTCTCTTTTTGGGTGTAATAATCAAAAAAATTACTTTCGCTGATATGCAAATACTGAAGATAGTTACGAAACAAATTTAGGTCAAAGACTCCATTTTTTTGAAACATATTATCAGCACTAAGAATGCGAGCTATTGCATCTTTTGAAAGATTAATTTTCATTTTACGCGCTTGTTCATCGAACAATACATTATGCTGTAACTGTTTGAAAACAAAAGCAGGGATTTCATATTGCTGTATTTCATTTGGTGTAAACATTCGTCCAAGATGAGAGGCGAGTGCTAATCGTGAGCTTTGATCGGCTAGTGCAAGACGATAATTATCAATAGTTATTATGGACTTTCCAGAAGTAATAAGATCTCTTTCGCTCTTTGTGTGTAGCTGTGGTATTCCCCATAAAAGGATGAAGCATAAGAGTAAAATAGCAAGGAAAATCCTGGAAACCCAAGAATTTGAAGCATTTCTTATGATGTCAAGCATCGTTCAATTCCATTTTTCAGCACGAGTTATTATCAAAGCAGTAATGGAATTTGCAATAAAGTAATGAAAGATGCAAGCTTAAAGACTTGCTTTCGTTTTATAATTTGATACTTAAGAGATGAACAATGTATTATAATAGCTCTTAAGATGAAAATATGCACCCCAATATTAGACCTTTGATTGCTGGAAATTGGAAGATGAATGGGACCGGTGAATCACTCGGAGAATTACGTGCCATTTCTGCAGGCATTTGTTCTGATTTAGGTCGTTTGTTTGAAGCACTTATTTGTGTTCCAGCAACACTTTTATCGCGTGCTTTTGAGACGTTGAGCAATGAAAACCTCCTTTTAGGGGGGCAAGATTGTCATTTTGATGACTATGGCCCTTATACCGGAGATATTTCAGCTTTTATGCTTAAAGAAGCAGGAGCGAGTCATGTTATTATTGGCCATTCAGAACGTCGCACAGTTTATCAGGAAAGTGATGCAATTGTTTGCACTAAAGTACAAGCGGCTTGGCGAGCAGGTCTTGTTGCTCTTGTTTGTATTGGTGAAACATTGGAGGAACGTAAAAGTAATAAAGTGTTGGATGTTCTTACGCGACAGCTTAGGAGATCTTTGCCAGACGGTGCAACAGCAGAGAATGTTATTATCGCTTATGAGCCTGTATGGGCTATAGGTACTGGCAATGCAGCTACTTCAGCAGATGTCGCAAAAGTGCATAATTTTATTCGTGATGAGATGTGCTCTCGTTTTGGTGACGAAGGGAATAAGGTGCGATTACTTTATGGTGGGTCAGTAAAGTCATCTAATGCATTTGAGCTTTTGAGTATTAGTCATGTTAATGGTGCTCTGATAGGTGGAGCAAGCTTAAAAGCAATTGATTTTTTAACTATTTGCGATGTTTATCGTAGATTATATTTGCCGTAGATTATAATAGAGGAATCTCGGTTTCCTCTTGAGATTATATGTTATTTACGTGTAAATAGCCATGAACATTTATTTGAAGAGCAGGGTTTATGCAAACAGTACTTATTATTATCCATTTTTTAGTTGTTATTACTTTGGTTAGTGTTATATTAATTCAACCTTCAGAAGGTGGCGGGCTTGGTGTGAGTAGTGGTTCTGGGTTAATGAAGATGCGTGGGTCCAGAAATCCGTTAACACGTTTGACCGCTATTTTAGCATGTTGCTTTTTTTTAGTGTCCGTTAGCCTTATTGTTGTGGGGAATATATCGAACTCCAATTCTGATATTCTTAAACGTATCCCAGCTAATTCAGAACAGAATTCTATAACTAAAGGGACTTCTAAAACGGCTCCATTATCAGATGGTGAATCACGGCCTTCTATTCTTGAACAACTAGAAAATGTTCCGATTTCACCGCAGGAACAGAAACAATCTACATATCCTGAAACTGACAATCCAGTTCCACTGATTCTTGAAAATCCAGTTCAGGATAACGGTACAAAATAGCCTTTTTAAGAGAGTATAAATTTTAAAAAAGGTGATTTTTTCACCTTTTTTATTTTATAGAAGAAAAATTGTTTCTTTTTGCATTTTTTGCTGGAAAAATCGTTATAAACTGCTTATCACCAAGCCCATGGCACGTTATATTTTTATTACTGGTGGGGTGGTTTCTTCCCTTGGAAAAGGCATCGCAGCAGCGTCATTAGCGGCATTATTGCAGGCACGTGGCTATCGTGTGCGGCTTCGCAAACTTGATCCTTATTTAAATGTTGATCCAGGTACGATGTCACCTTATCAACATGGTGAAGTGTTTGTGACCGATGATGGTGCAGAAACTGATCTTGATCTTGGGCATTATGAGCGTTTTACTGGACGTTCTGCGAATAGCCAAGATAATATCACAACAGGACGTATTTATCGCAATATCATTGAAAGAGAACGACGTGGTGATTATTTAGGGGCAACCGTTCAGGTTATTCCTCATGTTACCGATGAAATTAAGAGCTTCATTACTACCGGAAATGAAGAATTTGACTTTGTTTTGTGTGAAATAGGTGGAACCGTTGGTGACATTGAAGCAATGCCTTTTCTAGAAGCAATTCGTCAGCTTCATAATGAATTACCAAGACATAATGTTGTTTATGTACATCTTACATTAATGCCTTATATTTCTTCGGCTGGTGAATTAAAAACAAAACCAACACAACATTCCGTCAAAGAATTACAATCAATAGGTATTGCTCCTGATATTTTGTTGGTGCGTGCAGATCGTCCTATTCCAGAAACAGAGCGATGCAAATTATCACTTTTTTGTAATGTTCGTTCGAGTGCAGTTATTCAGGCATTGGATATGCCAACGATTTATGATGTTCCCATAGCATATCATAAAGAGGGATTAGATTCAGAAGTTCTTTCTGCTTTTAGAATGAATCCAATACCTAAACCAAAAATGGATCGTTGGGAAGATATTTCACATCGTATTCACCATCCTGAAGGGGAAGTGACAATTGCTGTTGTTGGGAAATATACAGGATTAAAGGATGCTTATAAATCGCTAATTGAGGCGATTGCACATGGTGGTTTAGCAAATAAAGTAAAGGTTAATATTGAATGGATTGATGCGGAACTTTTTGAAAGAGAGGAACCTACATCCTATTTACAAAAAGTCCATGGAATTTTGGTTCCTGGTGCTTTTGGGGCACGTGGTGCAGAAGGAAAAATTCGAGCAATTCAATTTGCGCGGGAGCGTAAAGTTCCATTTTTAGGTATTTGTTTTGGAATGCAATTGGCCTGTATAGAAGCTGCACGCAATATTGCGCAGATTGAAAGTGCTTCATCAAGTGAATTTTGCGAAACAAAAAATCCGATAGTAGGTTTGATGACAGAATGGCTCAAAGGAGATGTTCTTGAGAAACGTACACAATTTAGCAATCTTGGTGGCACAATGCGCCTTGGTGCTTTTGTGGCTGAATTAAAAGAAAATAGCCATATTGCTAAAATTTACGGAATGACAAGGATTTGCGAGCGACATCGTCATCGTTATGAGGTAAATATTGATTATAAAGACAGATTAGAACAGTGTGGTTTAATTTTTTCTGGTATGTCTCCGGATGGTATTTTGCCAGAGATAATAGAATATGCAGATCATCCATGGTTTATTGGTGTTCAGTATCATCCAGAACTTAAATCACGTCCATTTGATCCACATCCACTTTTTTCTTCTTTTATTGAAGCCACTGTAGAACAAAGTCGTTTGGTTTAGATCATAAATTGGATTATTTACTTTTGAGGGATAAAATGTCTGAACCAAATGCTGTTGTGAAAGTTGGGAATGTTGTTTTTTCAAATGAAGCACCATTTTCATTAATTGCGGGGCCATGTCAGATGGAAAGTCGGGATCATGCCTTTGAAATGGCAGGTCGGATTAAATCAATTGCGGATCACGTTGGTATTGGGTTTGTTTATAAATCGAGTTACGATAAAGCCAACAGAACGTCCTTGAGTGCAGTACGTGGTATCGGTCTTGAAAAAGCAATGGCTATTTTTTCTGATTTGAAGAAGGAATTTGATTGTCCAGTGTTGACTGATGTGCATACAGAAGAACATTGTGCTGCTATTGCTTCAGTGGTAGATGTTTTGCAAATACCCGCTTTTTTATGTCGACAAACAGATCTTTTGGTAGCAGCGGCCAAAACGGGACGTGTTATCAATGTTAAAAAAGGTCAGTTTTTAGCTCCATGGGATATGGAGAATGTTTTAAGAAAGATTACACAAAGCGGTAATCCAAATGTTATGCTTTGTGAGAGAGGCACTTCATTTGGTTATAATCGTCTTATTTCTGATATGCGTTCATTACCTATTTTGCGTTCATTGGGGGCTCCTGTTATTTTTGATGCAACGCATTCTGTTCAGGAGCCAGGTGGTCAAGGTAGTTCATCTAGTGGACAGCGTCAATTTGTTGAAGTTTTGGCACGTGCAGCTGTTTCTGTTGGGGTAGCTGGTATTTTCTTAGAAACGCATCAGGATCCAGATAATGCACCTTCTGATGGACCTAATATGGTTAAAATTGACAATTTACAAACACTACTTGAGACTTTAATGGAATTTGATTATCTGTCAAAAAAGTGCATTAAATAAAGAGAATATTCCGTCATTACGGCGTAAAAAATAAATCGAAGTTTTTGTTGGTTGAGGAAACATACATGGCTGTAATTGTCGATATCATTGGACGTGAAGTACTTGATAGCCGAGGTAATCCAACGGTAGAAGTCGATGTTCATTTGGAAGATGGAGCTTTGGGTCGCGCTCTTGTTCCTTCAGGGGCATCGACAGGAGCTCATGAATCTGTGGAGCTTCGTGATGGTGGGGTGCGTTAT
This window encodes:
- a CDS encoding Mth938-like domain-containing protein, translated to MFHAIQIREAHFPGRAPIDAYGNGGFRFADMSHRGSIICVPSGIYGIDMVGPIPTQEDIARILEESSEIEVLLIGTGVQLLRLPEELRVLLWEKRISTDTMSTGAAVRTFNVLLAEDRAVAALLFAVE
- a CDS encoding protein-L-isoaspartate(D-aspartate) O-methyltransferase translates to MGQKGILRFREELASLVLKMRSKGIDDVRFFSAIEKIPRQQFVASSWLNSAYDNKVIPIECGEYIERLEEQLLILSALSLKKKHRVLEIGTGSGFCTALMACLSGRVTTVDRYKTLVDLARQKFQILGLENIVIRQLDGSCMITGFGSFDRILIWPSRSDEPKEFLDILTENGILIQAIGPDEGVQTMTRYTKIGNRFECLEMFQVRYQPFIKGVAEIL
- a CDS encoding M23 family metallopeptidase; this encodes MCLKVLSNIFQRNFHGMAFLAVITIFSGCSSNTQRFTNIFSHHAVSTRSNMSATMPTDSQMLSYGGMIKSTELPPMDPSNDSWADDDSSYISQRQGGASLDSRIMGTPPRNLGTLSRSQMDNSPIFRRNSYIVQSGDTLLSIARQIGTSVEALKLTNGISNNSIYIGQVLMIPQKRTAATSNVHNDDRVASTPESSYQFQIRSSIKHKKDLPYKNPITSVPSVKINKPNVMQNSSSQMPSRSYETTALDTAMNTDNIVTPQATGIAKMRWPVRGRLLSQFGQKKGTATNRGLDIAVPEGSSVKAAENGVVIYASDGLKELGNVVMIRHENNIITIYGCNSKLVVNKGQRVRRGDEIAKSGVSGNVKTPRVYFEVRKNSLPVDPIKYLEN
- a CDS encoding phytoene/squalene synthase family protein, whose amino-acid sequence is MVDFLPYYFDILRATDRDRYMSVLFAPKKKRRALAALYTFNVEVSRIRETVHDPLIGEIRLRWWYDCIAHGEMKKSKNNPILEDLFTAITLFNLPKTAFLRYCNAQILDLYHNPIETLHDLKFYCGETASIILQLSCQILDPDVAQDFTDVYKHGGIAQGLSGVLRLLSFMQSRYQYYLPADILKAVGVDRRDLESYRVNNEQKCHIIEAMVALSRDHYIKFYEYSGALPRMLRPAFLPLAIIPASLQKALQLGATVFQENATLPLIRRYWLITKAAISGDFPKILLG
- the serS gene encoding serine--tRNA ligase; translation: MLDIKWIREHPEKLDKALESRGIEPQAESLIKLDLERRLHVAKVQSAQERRNVISKEIGQALAACDQKVAEHLRAEVEEIKAFLSSATVEEKQLTENFEKALSALPNIPLDDVPRGKDESDNVVIRHFGTPPTFDFTPKEHFDLGQNLKQMDFERASRLSGTRFTVLSQELARLERALGQFMLDMHVDEHGYTEISVPLLVRDEVVYGAAQLPKFADDLFRTTDGRWLISTAEVPLTNLVNSEILEISDLPLRFSSLTPCFRSEAGAAGRDTRGMLRQHQFWKVEMVSITTEEQSLMELERMTECAEDVLKRLDLPFRTVVLSTGDMGFAARKTYDIEVWLPGQRCYREISSCSVCGDFQGRRMNARYRKEGDKTLHFVHSLNGSGTAIGRCLIAVLENYQQADGSIVVPDVLRPYMKGVRCITA
- the yajC gene encoding preprotein translocase subunit YajC yields the protein MFITNAYAQVTGGVSNGTSLISFVPLILIFAIMYFFIIRPQRAQIKKRQEMLNAVRRGDTVITGGGIIGKVTKVYDESGELEVEIGGDMRVRLIRSTLTDVRVKGAPIVEKKSKPNTKPRTPQKFKSKNRTKESVNISKEKKAVSKEDQS